taaacttgAGCTTTGActtgttaaaaaattattcattttgacAGTTTTCGTCTGATTCAAGTttcattcttttcatttctcatttgattgattaattagATACAAAATAGCCATAAATTAGctgtaataataatttaaaaggtATCTTTGAGctcttttttggtaaagacATATTCCAAATACCTCTCTTCACATGAAACAAGAGTACAAACcccaaaaacagaaccaaaggtccaaacttttcttttgaaagtAATAAAGCTATCAAAGCTCTTTCCTTGTTAAAGTAAATAGTACAGAGGATGGgttttatcagaaaaaaaaaagctagcTCATTTCATATTGTTGAGTGTTGCTATCAAAACCCATACAGATACAGTactttgttttgcttcaaaTCCCTTTATGGCCGTTTTCAAGCACATGATAGCTTTCTTCGTACAGTCAAGAGTAAaacctctctttttcttaccCTATCTTCTCTCTCTACAGATGTCACAGTCACCTCTGTCACGGATTTGGGTACAGAGACTCGCAGACGAttcactcttctttctttctctctctctgggtTTTAATTCAAAAAGTGAAGTTGGTTACCATTGTCTTGTACGATCGTATATTCCCgatatgatttgttttgacaGAGCAACtgctttgtatatatatgccaaatatctctctctctctccctctctcctTGCATCAATTTATAAGTAAGACCAAAAGAGATCACCAAAACTCAGGCTTCTTGTTTGGCTTTTCTTATTGTTGATTGAGAGAGTGagagtaagagagagagagagagagagagagtgagagagagagagagagagagtgagatgatgatgatgagaggtGGTGAGAGAGTGAAGGAGTTTCTTCGACCCTTTGTCGATTCCAGAACTTGGGACTTATGTGTTATCTGGAAACTCGGTGATGATCCTTCTAGGTTCAACACACTCTCcggtttttctttgttatttgttCGTTGTTCATGTGAATCATCATCAGCTGTCTACTATTTTGTTTCAGTAGCAAAGCTTCCGTTTTTATGTATACTGATGGGTTTTTCGTGTTTGTCTTTTATCTTTGCTTTCTGAATtaggacttttttttttgtttttgctctgTTATTGGCTTCCTGAAACTATTTTGTTTCAGTAgcaaagtttccatttttttgattttgattagtCCTTAGTAACTTCTGGCTCTGTTCTATCAAATTTCTctggtttctgtttttttttttttttgctcatctggtttttgattttaatggTTTATGGTTTGTTTTGCTTTACCATCTACCTCCTGTTCTTGGTTTTGTCTTGTCTAGTTTTACTAAAAGTTTGTGGGTTTTATGATCTTCATCTCGTAATTGGTATGAATTCCATTTAAACTACAGGTTTATTGAATGGGTGGGATGCTGCTGCAGTGGTTGTTATATTGATAAGAATATAAAGCTTGAAAACTCAGAAGAAGGAGGAACTGGGAGAAAAAAGAAGGCTTCTTTCTGTAGAGATGACCACAACAAGCATCGTATAAGAACCTTAGCTTGTGAAGCGCTTTCTCGTTTTCCTCTCTTCATGCCTCTCTATCCCGGGTATGTTTCCATCTATTCAACCCCCTTTcaagttaattttttcttcaagaataATATGAAGCTTCTTTCTCAATTGCAGGATTCATGGAGAAGTAGTGATGTCAAAATCTCCAAAGTGGTTGGTTAATTCAGGATctaaaatggtaaaaaagaCTCTTTTCGTCAGCCTTTTTTACTCGTTTGATCATAAGAACAATCTGATCTCCATGTGTTTTGGCAGGAAATGTTCAGCACTCGTGTTCTTGTTCCTGTGAGTGATGGTCTCGTTGAGCTGTTCGCTTTCGATATGGTAAAAACATGTTAGCATTTCGCATAGAAAGTCTGTCATTGGTTTTGGTGGTTACTTCATAAAATGTTGGTCTGTATCAGAGACCGTTTGATGAAAGCATGGTGCATTTGATCATGTCGCGTTGTACCACCTTCTTTGAACCATTCCCTGAACAAAGGCTGCAGTTCAGGATCATTCCCCGAGCAGAGGAATCTATGAGTAGCGGTGTGAATCTCAGCGTTGAGGGCGGCGGATCATCAAGTGTTTCCAATCCCTCCAGTGAAACTCAGAATCTTTTCGGCAATTACCCGAATGCTAGTTGTGTGGAAATTCTCAGGGAGGAACAAACACCGTGTTTGATAATGAACAAGGAAAAGGATGTTGTGGTGCAAAATGCCAACGATTCCAAAGCTAATAAGAAGCTGCTTCCTACggaaaacttcaaatcaaaGAACCTTCATTCagagaggaaaagaagagagagaattaATCAGGCCATGTATGGTCTAAGAGCCGTAGTCCCTAAAATCACAAAGGTTTCTTCTGAAACTCAATGCAGTTTCTGGATCACTCTTCTTGTGGTCAATGTAGCACTTTCCATAggattattatatttatctttctttgtgCTATATGCAGTTGAACAAAATTGGAATTTTCAGTGATGCTGTTGATTACATCAATGAACTGCTAGTGGAGAAGCAGAAACTTGAAGATGAGCTTAAAGGAATCAATGAGATGGAATGCAAAGAAATCGCTGCAGAGGAACAATCTGCAATAGCTGATCCAGAAGCTGAAAGAGTTTCCTCTAAAAGCAAcaagagagtgaagaaaaaCGAGGTATTATTCGAATATATAGACCTTCAAGATAATCTATATCTGAGTTGTAAAATCCCACAAACTCTGGTTTCTTTTCAGGTGAAAATTGAAGTCCACGAGACTGGTGAGCGAGATTTCTTGATTCGGGTTGTGCAGGAACATAAACAAGATGGATTCAAGAGGTTGATAGAAGCTGTAGATTTATGTGAACTTGAGATCATTGACGTCAATTTCACCAGACTCGATCTCACAGTCATGACCGTTCTCAATGTCAAGGTAGTAACGTAATCACATCTCATTGCCCCTGCACGTAATCTCAGATTCTTGAATTCTGATAAACAGTTTTGGATTTATTCATTCTTAGGCGAACAAAGACGGGATTGCATGTGGAATATTGAGAGATTTACTGCTCAAGATGATGATAACTTCAATATGAAAACTCAGTAAAACAGAGTACATAACCTCAAAAGgtcaaatgttttgtttgcttcagTCACAAGTTACTGCTAGAGATATGATTTCTCACAAGCTTTTAGGTGACAGTTTACATGTTTGAAACTATACATTCTTCTGGTTTGTCATTGGGTTTTCATTAAGATCTTTCACAAATATAATTCTAAAGGGTCGTCGTCCCTAAGaactaagaaaaacaaaacacaacaactTGAGTTTAATTTATTGGTTTCAATGGTTCCGGTGACTTGTGTTGAAGGCTCGGCTCTCAGATTCATATTCATGGCTAGTGGCGTAGTCTTGGCTAGGGTAGTAGCCAGTATTAGTACCAAGATCCGAGGAATCTTCAGAGGCTCGTCTGAAAATTCGAATCTCATTACTGTATTGACCGGAGTCGTAGACCCTACTTTGACCCACTTTAACTCCGTTTGTCAGATCCGACAAGTCATCTCTCGTGTCCAGAGCTCTAACAACCtgcaaaaagagaaacacTCTTGATCAATCAgatggtttgtttctttttctagcTGTATATTATTAGGTCAAGTCAAGAAGTGTTTCTATTTCTGACCTGAACCATACGAGGTCGTTTTAAAGCGGAATGTCTAACACAAGACGCTGCCGTTTCAATCATTTTATAGACTTCACTTTCGACGTAATCATTCTCTAGCCGTGGATCCACTACTTCGCTGATGTCACCTTTTTCAATGGCCTCGATTAGCCTTGGACGTGCCTGccaaaaaaccaacaaatattCAACCCTCATgagattttttcatttatattgaaaacacaaataaacTCATAggatcaaaatataaaaatttaccCATTCGACGAGACTTTCTTCACCCAAAGGTTGAGAGGTATCAACAGGTTTGCGACCGGTGATGAGTTCGAGAAGCACAACTCCAAATGAAAACACATCTGATCTATCCGTTAGCTTTCCGCTTGACGCATATTCTGGTGCTAGATACCTGCATTGCATTATGTTATGTAATGTTGTTAATATCGTATCgtaacattttattataaaaaaaacaaataagagaaGTGACAGTACCCGAATGTGCCCATGACACGCGTTGATATGTGTGACTGTGCAGTATCGTTCAGTCTAGCGAGTCCGAAATCTGCAACCTGTACGTAACAAATCAAATGCTCTCAGTGACGAAAATGATCATAATGATTTCTACGATCTCCCACTAATCATTTTATTACTAAAACagcaaaatattaaaattaatttaaataatgaCTTTGCCTGAGCTTCGAATTCATCATCCAGCAGAATGTTTGACGATTTGATGTCCCTATGGATAATCTTTGGGTGGCCTATGAAATTCATTAAAGCCAAATTAGCCTAATCCTTgattatatagttttacaccaaggaaatatatatttcatgttcaagaagaaaataaagaaataaatgtgATGGAGTGTATATATACTCACAATCTTCATGTAGATAAGCAAGTCCTTTGGCTGCGCCTATTGCAATCCTGACTCTTCTACTCCATTCCAAAACCGGTAAGTTTTTGCCTGACAACAACGTAAGAAAATATCTGGTTTAATTGTAGCATATAAGTATATTAGTCCCCAATACTATCAATattcataaaacaaattaaaatgtcAACACATATATTCTATATAGAATCCTAATTTAGTAACAAAGAGAGACTGTAAAAAGAAGTACGTACCATGTAAATGGTAATCCAAAGTATTGTTGGGGACAAACTCATAGATGAGGAATCTGTGTTGTTCAGAGATGCAATAACCCACAAGAGACACCAAGTGCCTATGATGCACTCTGCTTATGATCTCTACTTCAGCTTTGAACTCTCTATATCCTTCTGCGCTGACCGACTTCAGCTGTTTGATCGCTACTGGCTTTCCCTCGAATAGGATGCCCTTGTAGACACACCCGAACCCGCCTTCTCCTACCACAAAGCTCTTGCAAAATCCTTCAGTTATCTGACTTAGCTCTTCGTAGGTGAAATGGATCTTTGAAGTCCCTATTACTGCGGAGTCAGGGGTTCCTCTACCATGTTTTGGGTTCCCAAGACTGTTAGTATCCGGTGAAGAGTTCTGCGCCGAGCTGTTCCCATTCCCGGGTTTCTGTCTGTAATGGATGAATCCTTCTGCGACAAGAAACaataatcaagaacaagaactaGACTTAAGGGTCAagtacacaaaaataaaatcaagagCAGGACATGATTTCAAGAGCCAATTTAAGACAACACCAAAAGGTAAAAATATTAACCTGTATTTACAGAGACATTAGCCGGTGGCAAATACTGGTTAGAGCGCGGGGAAGAAGAgcctttcttttgtttcctcctAACAAAGAAAACGCCAGCGATGAACAATATGACCAACACACCTGCGATCCCAATACCAATCACTGTCTTCTCGGTGTAATTAGACTCATTACTTTGTTGGCTAGTACCACCATCCCCGTTACTATTGGCATTATGTCTATTAGAGCCTCCGGAATGGTTATTTGATCCGGAGAGGGAAGGAGGAGATGgggaagaagacgacgagGGTACACGATTTGATTCTCCTCCCAGAGGTGAATCCAAGGGCTGTAAAGGGTTTCCaggagaattagggtttagcgGAAGCATCGGAGGCAATAAAGATGACAACGGAGGAGACCCTTGACTGCCGGAATTTTCCTGAGACGGTGGCGAAAAGGGAGTAGAAGGCGGAGACGGAAGAGAAATAGGGTTGTTGATGGGTTCAAGTATGTTATTATCATTAGGTCTTGGATCCGGTAGCTGATTAACTAAGGAGGGGggaggaaaaagagaaggagGAGGTAATTGAGGCTTTGGAAAAGGAATCACCACCGGAGAATCTCCAGTTGGGGTGGATTGAGGCGGAGGTTGAGGCTGAGGAGGTGAAGGAGGTGGAGTTATAGAAGGTGGAGGGGAAGAAGGAGGCGTTGGAGGTGGAGTTGTATTAGGAGGCTGATTCGGTGGTGGTTGAGCAGCTGTTGCCGGCGGGGGAGATGTTTGTGTGTCAGGGgatggaggagaaggaggTGAGGTGGCTGGAGGTTGTGTCGTCTCAGAACCGCCAATGATTTTCTGATCAGTGAATCCTCCGACATTTGTTGGTTGTGAAGCTACAAACGGAGATATCGTCTTACCGAATAAATCTGCTTGTTGCTGGACTTTGTCCATTTGTCTTCACCTTGTTTAATTTGCTTctccttgtttctttttacatGTTTGTATTTGATCTTAAAGAAGTTTCTTGTGGAACAAGAAAGGACCTAAAACTTTGAAATCCAAGCCAAACTAGGTTTAAATTCCCCTGAGATCCTAGAAATTAAATCTTAAAGATCGTAGCGGTTTCTCGAGAAAATGTGTTTATGAGATCAACAGATTTTTGAAATTCACGAAAGAAATTCGGAAACAAAATCCAGGCATACACGGTTGCTTATGACTCAAGGAAGataggaagaagagagtttttttttatcaagtcgattcagattttgtttgttgaggatgatttttttttccttggattttttttgttcttttcgtgttttttgtgtaaaaataGAAAGTCTCCCAAATGTCAACAGTTGAATTCTAAAAATTACTGAGAAAATAGGCTAAAAATTCActtgattgtttcttttttttattacagtAAATAATTGTAAGAAATAAGAGTATCAATATCTGGAAGATTTACCATTCAGCTTCATTGTCGGAATGCCGCGTAAACTATTCTTTCTAAAAGTTCTCCCATTGATATTTCTGAACaataaaattcacaaaatccGGCtataacatttaatttaagCTCTTCCCATGATATATTTGTCATCATACGTACGCTGGTTAAAGTTCATTATTTAGCACAGTGAAACTTCCAtgcattataatttataagtttattaAAACTTCAGAATTCAGACTAGGTCATAGAAATAAACAATTGAAGACTAGTCTCTCTATATAAAACCAGGTCAGTAAAAAGgtaacattaaaataaataaatctatatACTTATAGGTTTAGGAATTAGGATATGGACCAAGGCAGAGTAAACCAATTGATCTTACAGGTTTGGTGTTTAGAGATTGCAATGTGGAGAACAAAGAAGGATCATCGCGCATAAAGCTCCTACCGATGAGTGAACAGATAACATTGATTTActatatgaaaataagtgaTGTGATTTTTTAActccaattaaaaaaaaaaaagaagtcttTTAAAGCCTAGAAGAATTCAAACATTCGAGAAGAGTAAGCAAAAAGGAGAAACGGTGACAGtaaaacatgaaacaaatcGAGCAGGTCTTAAACCACAAGAAATCAAGTCGACTCCGGAGAGAAAGCTTCAATCCCCTCACCAAAACTATCTGGTCGAGATAACCTCAAGCCTGCGAATTGAGTAAAAGAAAGAACCGAAATCAAATCAACACACAAACATCAATCTAACCAATACCTAAGAATGCCATCAGTCAGTTAACAATGTCAATATATGTTCATAACCTGAACCAACTAAGCCTATCGAATCATGAATTCAGAAGTCTTACTTTGCTAGCAATGTTGTTGGAAAGCCAATCCAGACCTTCATAGAGCCCTTCACCGCTAGTTGCGCATGTGCTTTGGATGTACCTGGTAAGAGAGAGAGCAAGCAACGTGTTTGTAAGTACCCATGTATGCAATAGTAAGTAATAAATTCTGTCTGGGATAAAACTATAAATCACCAGTGGCGTTGCCGGAGTGAGTGAAGGCCAAGCTTATCAGTAATCTCAGCAGCATTCATAGCGTTTGGAAGATCCTGCTTGTTGGCAAACACAAGCAATACTGCATCCCGAAGCTCATCCTGCAGTTACGAAGCATCAATAGGAAAAAGCCATACGGATTACCAAGtcaaaatattaacaaaattgtGTAGCATTAAAAACATACTTCATTCAACATCCTGTGAAGTTCATCTCTGGCTTCAACAACACGGTCTCTGTCATTGCTATCAACAACAAATATCAGACCTTGAGTGTTTTGGAAGTAGTGTCTCCACAAGGGACGGATCTGTAAAATAGAATAAGTGGATAACtgttactcttttctttttaatccTTTCAAAGAGAATCATATATAGTACAAAGTTACAAACCTTGTCCTGACCCCCGACATCCCAAACCGTGAAGCTGATGTTCTTGTACTCAACCGTCTCCACATTAAACCCTgtttaaacaaattatttatcaaGTCTCATTGTCTAACCTAGTAAAATTCCAATCAGTAGTTCTCAGAAGACTTACCGATGGTGGGAATGGTGGTGACAATCTCACCAAGCTTGAGCTTGTACAAAATGGTGGTCTTACCAGCAGCATCAAGACCAACCATAAGGATTCGCATCTCCTTCTTGGCAAAAAGCCGGCTAAAAAGCTTTGCAAATGAAAGCCCCATTTTCCTTTTAACTGTTGATCCTGAAAATGTCAAGAGATCCACACACCATTAAACAATTgaatcactcttcttcttagcAAAAACttacaacatttttttcaCACTGTTCGCTAAAATTGCTCCTTTTAGCAATGTTTACATCAAATGCATCTACTAACACGACAATCGAAAAATCCAACATTTCATGATCCTTTGAATCCACATAATAAGAGATCaggaaacaaagcaaaatctACACCCCAAGATACACGATCATTCGACGACAATGGCGAGCGATCTAACGAAAAACTCagatcacaaaaaaaaactcagataCTTGTTCGGATCAGTTCATCAAGGGAATTTTAATGGAATTCGAATGCAGATCCAGAATATCCGAAAGAATGTAAGACGATCTGGAAAGTTTTGGAGCTTACCTTTGGAGAATTGAAAGGGAT
This sequence is a window from Arabidopsis thaliana chromosome 1 sequence. Protein-coding genes within it:
- a CDS encoding basic helix-loop-helix (bHLH) DNA-binding superfamily protein (basic helix-loop-helix (bHLH) DNA-binding superfamily protein; FUNCTIONS IN: DNA binding, sequence-specific DNA binding transcription factor activity; INVOLVED IN: regulation of transcription; LOCATED IN: nucleus; EXPRESSED IN: 22 plant structures; EXPRESSED DURING: 13 growth stages; CONTAINS InterPro DOMAIN/s: Helix-loop-helix DNA-binding domain (InterPro:IPR001092), Helix-loop-helix DNA-binding (InterPro:IPR011598); BEST Arabidopsis thaliana protein match is: basic helix-loop-helix (bHLH) DNA-binding superfamily protein (TAIR:AT2G16910.1); Has 1439 Blast hits to 1421 proteins in 116 species: Archae - 0; Bacteria - 21; Metazoa - 63; Fungi - 6; Plants - 1338; Viruses - 0; Other Eukaryotes - 11 (source: NCBI BLink).) — encoded protein: MMMMRGGERVKEFLRPFVDSRTWDLCVIWKLGDDPSRFIEWVGCCCSGCYIDKNIKLENSEEGGTGRKKKASFCRDDHNKHRIRTLACEALSRFPLFMPLYPGIHGEVVMSKSPKWLVNSGSKMEMFSTRVLVPVSDGLVELFAFDMRPFDESMVHLIMSRCTTFFEPFPEQRLQFRIIPRAEESMSSGVNLSVEGGGSSSVSNPSSETQNLFGNYPNASCVEILREEQTPCLIMNKEKDVVVQNANDSKANKKLLPTENFKSKNLHSERKRRERINQAMYGLRAVVPKITKLNKIGIFSDAVDYINELLVEKQKLEDELKGINEMECKEIAAEEQSAIADPEAERVSSKSNKRVKKNEVKIEVHETGERDFLIRVVQEHKQDGFKRLIEAVDLCELEIIDVNFTRLDLTVMTVLNVKANKDGIACGILRDLLLKMMITSI
- a CDS encoding basic helix-loop-helix (bHLH) DNA-binding superfamily protein, whose translation is MCYLETRFIEWVGCCCSGCYIDKNIKLENSEEGGTGRKKKASFCRDDHNKHRIRTLACEALSRFPLFMPLYPGIHGEVVMSKSPKWLVNSGSKMEMFSTRVLVPVSDGLVELFAFDMRPFDESMVHLIMSRCTTFFEPFPEQRLQFRIIPRAEESMSSGVNLSVEGGGSSSVSNPSSETQNLFGNYPNASCVEILREEQTPCLIMNKEKDVVVQNANDSKANKKLLPTENFKSKNLHSERKRRERINQAMYGLRAVVPKITKLNKIGIFSDAVDYINELLVEKQKLEDELKGINEMECKEIAAEEQSAIADPEAERVSSKSNKRVKKNEVKIEVHETGERDFLIRVVQEHKQDGFKRLIEAVDLCELEIIDVNFTRLDLTVMTVLNVKANKDGIACGILRDLLLKMMITSI
- a CDS encoding basic helix-loop-helix (bHLH) DNA-binding superfamily protein — translated: MPLYPGIHGEVVMSKSPKWLVNSGSKMEMFSTRVLVPVSDGLVELFAFDMRPFDESMVHLIMSRCTTFFEPFPEQRLQFRIIPRAEESMSSGVNLSVEGGGSSSVSNPSSETQNLFGNYPNASCVEILREEQTPCLIMNKEKDVVVQNANDSKANKKLLPTENFKSKNLHSERKRRERINQAMYGLRAVVPKITKLNKIGIFSDAVDYINELLVEKQKLEDELKGINEMECKEIAAEEQSAIADPEAERVSSKSNKRVKKNEVKIEVHETGERDFLIRVVQEHKQDGFKRLIEAVDLCELEIIDVNFTRLDLTVMTVLNVKANKDGIACGILRDLLLKMMITSI
- the PERK11 gene encoding Protein kinase superfamily protein (Protein kinase superfamily protein; FUNCTIONS IN: protein serine/threonine kinase activity, protein kinase activity, kinase activity, ATP binding; INVOLVED IN: protein amino acid phosphorylation; EXPRESSED IN: sepal, male gametophyte, flower, pollen tube; EXPRESSED DURING: L mature pollen stage, M germinated pollen stage, 4 anthesis; CONTAINS InterPro DOMAIN/s: Protein kinase, ATP binding site (InterPro:IPR017441), Protein kinase, catalytic domain (InterPro:IPR000719), Serine/threonine-protein kinase domain (InterPro:IPR002290), Tyrosine-protein kinase, catalytic domain (InterPro:IPR020635), Serine-threonine/tyrosine-protein kinase (InterPro:IPR001245), Serine/threonine-protein kinase, active site (InterPro:IPR008271), Protein kinase-like domain (InterPro:IPR011009); BEST Arabidopsis thaliana protein match is: Protein kinase superfamily protein (TAIR:AT1G23540.1); Has 259832 Blast hits to 189065 proteins in 5658 species: Archae - 530; Bacteria - 41689; Metazoa - 96109; Fungi - 30957; Plants - 48835; Viruses - 4506; Other Eukaryotes - 37206 (source: NCBI BLink).); the protein is MDKVQQQADLFGKTISPFVASQPTNVGGFTDQKIIGGSETTQPPATSPPSPPSPDTQTSPPPATAAQPPPNQPPNTTPPPTPPSSPPPSITPPPSPPQPQPPPQSTPTGDSPVVIPFPKPQLPPPSLFPPPSLVNQLPDPRPNDNNILEPINNPISLPSPPSTPFSPPSQENSGSQGSPPLSSLLPPMLPLNPNSPGNPLQPLDSPLGGESNRVPSSSSSPSPPSLSGSNNHSGGSNRHNANSNGDGGTSQQSNESNYTEKTVIGIGIAGVLVILFIAGVFFVRRKQKKGSSSPRSNQYLPPANVSVNTEGFIHYRQKPGNGNSSAQNSSPDTNSLGNPKHGRGTPDSAVIGTSKIHFTYEELSQITEGFCKSFVVGEGGFGCVYKGILFEGKPVAIKQLKSVSAEGYREFKAEVEIISRVHHRHLVSLVGYCISEQHRFLIYEFVPNNTLDYHLHGKNLPVLEWSRRVRIAIGAAKGLAYLHEDCHPKIIHRDIKSSNILLDDEFEAQVADFGLARLNDTAQSHISTRVMGTFGYLAPEYASSGKLTDRSDVFSFGVVLLELITGRKPVDTSQPLGEESLVEWARPRLIEAIEKGDISEVVDPRLENDYVESEVYKMIETAASCVRHSALKRPRMVQVVRALDTRDDLSDLTNGVKVGQSRVYDSGQYSNEIRIFRRASEDSSDLGTNTGYYPSQDYATSHEYESESRAFNTSHRNH
- the ARFA1F gene encoding ADP-ribosylation factor A1F, yielding MGLSFAKLFSRLFAKKEMRILMVGLDAAGKTTILYKLKLGEIVTTIPTIGFNVETVEYKNISFTVWDVGGQDKIRPLWRHYFQNTQGLIFVVDSNDRDRVVEARDELHRMLNEDELRDAVLLVFANKQDLPNAMNAAEITDKLGLHSLRQRHWYIQSTCATSGEGLYEGLDWLSNNIASKA